One genomic window of Kaistia geumhonensis includes the following:
- a CDS encoding helix-turn-helix transcriptional regulator, giving the protein MLNDFDSAPILRAATTLGDMPGDRPMSAADEPMTIQALREERGLGVVELAGIAGILPDHLRAIEAGVDPTLPERQALAAALNVPVERIA; this is encoded by the coding sequence ATGCTGAACGACTTCGACTCCGCTCCCATCCTGCGCGCTGCGACGACGCTGGGGGACATGCCCGGCGATAGACCGATGTCCGCAGCGGACGAGCCGATGACCATTCAGGCGCTGCGCGAGGAGCGCGGCCTCGGCGTCGTGGAACTCGCGGGCATCGCCGGAATCCTGCCCGATCACCTGCGGGCGATCGAGGCCGGCGTTGACCCCACCCTGCCGGAGCGCCAGGCGCTGGCCGCGGCCCTCAACGTTCCCGTCGAGCGGATCGCCTGA
- a CDS encoding O-antigen ligase family protein — MSAPALPAPIGLPTWMIANATIAVLVFLSGFVMVEPAPSDLLLCLVVAVWAFVGLRFSRSMAPMIVLMALYCAGGFLSFTQLQEFQKPITYMATTVFLAISSIFYCAVIQSDTERRLAIIEKSYVAAAVICSLVGILGYFGAIPHADLFTLYDRAKGAFKDPNVFGPFIVLPLVVLARSILTRPLRKSGLAVVASLILFLGLFLSFSRAAWGLAVLALLVMTLLAFATEPRASRRLRMILMLVAGVMAVAFLLAVAVSIPAVQELVVQRVKLVQDYDASRLGRFERHIIGFFMIQEHPLGLGPFQFGLTLGEDEHNMWLKGFTVYGWLGGFAYIALVVWTLVIATPLVFLKRPWTPFVQCVYAVFVGHLMVHNVIDNDHWRHLFLLYGLLWGAYAVERAGFRAPLPVVPVAAPPEPAHRRPIRIFGPIALPRSE; from the coding sequence TTGAGCGCGCCGGCCCTCCCCGCCCCGATCGGGCTGCCGACCTGGATGATCGCCAACGCGACGATCGCCGTGCTCGTGTTCCTGTCCGGCTTCGTGATGGTGGAACCCGCCCCCTCCGACCTGCTGCTCTGCCTGGTCGTTGCCGTCTGGGCATTCGTCGGACTGCGCTTCTCGCGCTCCATGGCGCCGATGATCGTGCTGATGGCGCTCTACTGCGCCGGTGGCTTCCTCTCCTTCACCCAGCTGCAGGAGTTCCAGAAGCCGATCACCTATATGGCGACGACAGTCTTTCTCGCCATCTCGTCGATCTTCTACTGCGCAGTCATCCAGTCGGACACCGAGAGGCGCCTCGCGATCATCGAGAAGAGCTATGTCGCCGCTGCGGTCATCTGCTCGCTCGTCGGTATTCTCGGCTATTTCGGCGCCATTCCTCACGCCGATCTCTTCACGCTCTATGACCGGGCGAAGGGCGCCTTCAAGGATCCCAACGTCTTTGGCCCCTTCATCGTGCTGCCGCTCGTGGTCCTGGCCCGCTCCATCCTGACGCGGCCGCTGCGGAAGTCCGGCCTCGCCGTCGTCGCGTCGCTGATTCTCTTTCTCGGCCTGTTCCTTTCCTTCTCCCGCGCCGCATGGGGCCTCGCCGTCCTCGCGCTGCTGGTCATGACGCTGCTCGCCTTCGCTACCGAGCCGCGCGCCTCGCGAAGGCTTCGCATGATCCTGATGCTCGTCGCGGGCGTCATGGCCGTCGCCTTCCTGCTGGCCGTCGCCGTGTCGATCCCGGCGGTGCAGGAACTCGTCGTGCAGCGCGTCAAGCTGGTGCAGGACTACGACGCCTCGCGACTCGGCCGCTTCGAGCGCCACATCATCGGGTTCTTCATGATCCAGGAGCACCCGCTCGGACTGGGGCCGTTCCAGTTCGGCCTCACGCTCGGCGAGGACGAGCACAATATGTGGCTGAAGGGATTCACGGTCTACGGCTGGCTGGGCGGCTTCGCCTATATCGCCCTGGTCGTCTGGACGCTGGTGATCGCCACGCCGCTCGTCTTCCTCAAGCGGCCATGGACGCCTTTCGTCCAGTGCGTCTACGCGGTGTTCGTAGGCCATCTGATGGTCCACAACGTGATCGACAACGATCACTGGCGCCATCTTTTCCTGCTCTACGGCCTGCTCTGGGGCGCCTATGCCGTGGAACGCGCCGGCTTCAGGGCCCCGCTTCCCGTGGTCCCGGTCGCGGCGCCGCCTGAACCGGCTCATCGCCGCCCGATCCGCATTTTCGGACCCATCGCGCTGCCGCGATCGGAGTGA
- a CDS encoding undecaprenyl-phosphate glucose phosphotransferase — MMAAGNDGHLDSPAAASAPGLEALAVADSLSARPLPAVALAGIVHAAELAGLVFIGIVLRHVVGQESGQGLAAAGWLGWAGILLAPLVATSLAHSGGCYRLSALRDPVRPLGKLLAIWMGVVIVFAGLAFLGSLGSETAPRWMLATSIAGFVFLLIERILLARLMARFAREGRLDRRAVIVGGGEEARALIETLAAESPDVRICGVFDDRSEDRAPGAAGGPPRLGTIAELVSFARKAHVDTVIVSLPQTAEQRLLEILRALWVLPVDIRLSAMSARLRFRPRAYSYIGSIPFLDLADRPIAGWDAVAKRGFDLLVGTVALVLLSPVMLATALAIRLDSPGPVFFRQKRYGFNNEVISVLKFRSMYHHLSDPNAKVVVTRGDPRVTRVGRFIRRASIDELPQLFNVLAGTLSIVGPRPHAVNAHTADQLWDEVVDGYFARHRVKPGITGWAQINGWRGEIDVPEKIQRRVEFDLEYIERWSVPFDLYIVLMTPLRLLTGENAY, encoded by the coding sequence ATGATGGCGGCAGGAAACGACGGGCATCTCGACAGTCCGGCCGCGGCCTCCGCGCCGGGGCTGGAGGCGCTCGCCGTCGCGGACAGCCTTTCGGCGCGACCCTTGCCCGCCGTGGCGCTGGCGGGCATCGTCCATGCCGCCGAGCTCGCCGGGCTCGTCTTCATCGGCATCGTGCTGCGCCATGTCGTGGGCCAGGAAAGCGGCCAGGGCCTCGCCGCCGCAGGATGGCTCGGATGGGCCGGCATCCTGCTCGCGCCGCTCGTCGCGACCAGCCTCGCGCATTCGGGCGGCTGCTACCGCCTTTCGGCGCTGCGCGATCCCGTGCGCCCTCTCGGAAAGCTGCTCGCGATCTGGATGGGCGTCGTCATCGTCTTCGCCGGCCTCGCCTTCCTCGGTAGCCTCGGCAGCGAAACGGCCCCGCGCTGGATGCTGGCGACAAGCATAGCCGGCTTCGTATTCCTGCTGATCGAGCGAATTCTGCTGGCCCGCCTGATGGCCCGCTTCGCGCGCGAGGGCCGGCTGGACCGCCGCGCGGTGATCGTCGGCGGCGGCGAAGAGGCAAGGGCGCTGATCGAGACGCTCGCGGCCGAGAGCCCCGATGTCAGGATCTGCGGCGTCTTCGACGATCGCAGCGAGGACCGTGCGCCGGGGGCGGCAGGCGGTCCTCCGCGGCTCGGCACGATCGCGGAACTCGTCAGCTTCGCCCGCAAGGCCCATGTCGATACCGTGATCGTCTCGCTGCCGCAGACGGCTGAACAGCGGCTGCTCGAGATCCTGCGCGCGCTCTGGGTTCTTCCGGTCGACATCCGCCTGTCGGCGATGAGCGCGCGTCTGCGCTTCCGCCCGCGGGCCTATTCCTATATCGGCTCGATCCCGTTCCTCGACCTCGCCGACCGCCCGATCGCCGGCTGGGACGCGGTCGCGAAGCGGGGCTTCGACCTGCTGGTCGGGACAGTCGCGCTGGTCCTGCTTTCGCCGGTCATGCTGGCGACGGCGCTGGCGATCCGCCTCGACAGCCCGGGCCCGGTCTTCTTCCGGCAGAAACGCTACGGCTTCAACAACGAGGTCATCTCGGTACTGAAGTTCCGCTCGATGTATCACCATCTGAGCGATCCGAACGCCAAGGTCGTGGTCACGCGCGGCGATCCCCGCGTCACCCGCGTCGGACGGTTCATCCGCCGCGCCTCGATCGACGAGCTGCCGCAGCTCTTCAACGTGCTCGCCGGAACGCTGTCGATCGTCGGCCCCCGACCCCATGCGGTCAATGCCCATACCGCCGACCAGCTCTGGGACGAGGTGGTAGACGGCTATTTCGCGCGTCATCGCGTCAAGCCCGGCATCACCGGCTGGGCGCAGATCAATGGCTGGCGCGGCGAGATCGACGTTCCGGAAAAGATCCAGCGCCGCGTCGAGTTCGACCTCGAATATATCGAGCGCTGGTCGGTGCCGTTCGATCTCTACATCGTGCTGATGACGCCGCTGCGCCTGCTGACGGGGGAGAACGCCTATTGA
- a CDS encoding glycosyltransferase family 4 protein, producing MPQHAPGAASRQLRIVHCFRSPVGGLFRHVRDLVRAQTAAGHEVGIVCDASTGGAREDELFEEVLPFLRLGLQRIPMQRQITPTDITTLTRLYRRIGALDPDVIHTHGAKGGVYGRAIGTLLRVSGKRVARIYCPHGGSLHYDARSTAGKIFFGLERVMEWMTDGFVFVSRYEAEAFAAKVGISQKPFRIAFNGIADEEFEPLPEPRAPRADFLYIGMMRDLKGPDLFIEALARLRDRRGVAPTAHLVGDGPDTERYKALAMRLGLGELAFHPAMPARRAFAMAKRIVVPSRAESMPYIVLEALAAGLPMVATNVGGIPEIFGAASDRLVPPGDPAALASAMERLIDHPDEAAEEAALLRGSIADRFSIAAMAATVDEVYTLALGR from the coding sequence ATGCCGCAGCACGCTCCGGGGGCAGCGAGCCGGCAGCTTCGCATCGTTCACTGCTTCCGATCGCCGGTCGGAGGTCTCTTCCGTCACGTCCGCGATCTCGTCCGCGCACAGACGGCTGCCGGGCATGAGGTCGGCATCGTCTGCGACGCTTCGACGGGGGGCGCGCGCGAGGACGAACTGTTCGAGGAGGTCCTGCCTTTTCTCCGGCTCGGCCTGCAGCGCATCCCGATGCAGCGGCAGATCACGCCGACCGACATCACGACGCTGACGCGGCTCTATCGCCGCATCGGCGCTCTCGATCCCGACGTCATCCATACCCACGGCGCCAAGGGCGGCGTCTATGGACGGGCGATCGGCACCCTCTTGCGGGTCTCTGGTAAGCGCGTGGCCCGCATCTACTGTCCGCATGGCGGAAGCCTGCACTATGACGCCCGTTCGACGGCCGGGAAGATTTTTTTCGGCCTCGAACGGGTCATGGAGTGGATGACGGACGGTTTCGTCTTCGTCAGCCGCTACGAGGCCGAGGCCTTCGCCGCCAAGGTCGGAATCTCGCAAAAGCCCTTCCGCATCGCCTTCAACGGCATCGCCGACGAAGAGTTCGAGCCGTTGCCGGAGCCGCGCGCGCCACGCGCCGACTTTCTCTATATCGGCATGATGCGCGATCTGAAGGGGCCGGACCTCTTCATCGAGGCGCTGGCGCGGCTGCGCGACCGGCGCGGCGTGGCGCCGACGGCGCATCTCGTCGGCGACGGCCCCGACACCGAACGCTACAAGGCGCTCGCCATGCGCCTCGGCCTCGGAGAGCTCGCCTTCCACCCGGCGATGCCGGCGCGGCGCGCCTTTGCGATGGCGAAGCGGATCGTCGTGCCGTCGCGAGCCGAATCGATGCCCTATATCGTCCTCGAAGCCCTCGCCGCCGGGCTTCCCATGGTCGCCACCAATGTCGGCGGCATCCCGGAGATCTTCGGCGCCGCGTCCGATCGCCTCGTGCCGCCGGGCGACCCCGCCGCGCTCGCGAGCGCGATGGAACGGCTCATCGACCATCCGGACGAGGCCGCCGAAGAAGCCGCGCTGCTCCGCGGCTCGATCGCCGACCGGTTCTCGATCGCGGCCATGGCGGCGACGGTCGACGAGGTCTACACCCTCGCGCTCGGCCGCTGA
- a CDS encoding polysaccharide biosynthesis/export family protein — protein sequence MRLVVLLLGLFSALLLGGCASSYPPKDPATYTALIAPYKLDSGDRLRIVVFGQADLSNTYLIDQAGYISMPLIGAVAARGRTAQELEGEIAGKLKGGRFVRDPDVSVEVDRYRPFFIMGEVTNAGQYPYVSGMTVQTAVAIAGGFTPRAQKSDVDVTRQVNGKVTTLRLMPTQPVNPGDTINVRERFF from the coding sequence ATGCGTCTCGTGGTTCTCCTGCTCGGGCTGTTCAGCGCCTTGCTGCTCGGCGGCTGCGCGAGCTCCTATCCGCCCAAGGACCCCGCCACCTATACGGCGCTGATCGCTCCCTACAAGCTCGACAGCGGCGACCGGCTGCGGATCGTGGTCTTCGGCCAGGCGGACCTTTCCAACACCTATCTGATCGACCAAGCCGGCTATATTTCCATGCCGCTCATCGGAGCCGTCGCCGCGCGCGGCCGCACCGCGCAGGAGCTGGAAGGCGAGATCGCCGGCAAGCTCAAGGGCGGGCGCTTCGTGCGCGATCCCGATGTCTCGGTCGAGGTCGACCGCTACCGGCCGTTCTTCATCATGGGTGAGGTCACCAATGCCGGCCAGTATCCCTATGTCTCGGGCATGACGGTGCAGACCGCGGTCGCGATCGCCGGCGGGTTCACCCCGCGCGCGCAGAAGAGCGATGTCGACGTCACGCGCCAGGTCAACGGCAAGGTCACGACGCTGCGCCTGATGCCGACGCAACCGGTCAACCCCGGCGATACGATCAATGTCCGCGAACGCTTCTTCTGA